One window from the genome of Actinomycetes bacterium encodes:
- a CDS encoding DUF2267 domain-containing protein — translation MADTGFASFSTTVDKTNRVLKEIEQAYGWPKERRNQSYAALRAVLHALRDRLTVEEAAQLSAQLPMLIRGIYFQGWDPTDVPVKMHREEFLERVRREFPYEVEGGMEPLVQTVLRALRHYVTEGEWEDIKSSVPKDLAVVLP, via the coding sequence ATGGCTGACACGGGATTCGCTTCGTTCAGCACTACTGTCGACAAGACGAATCGAGTTCTCAAGGAGATCGAGCAGGCCTATGGCTGGCCGAAGGAGCGCCGGAACCAGTCCTACGCTGCCCTGAGGGCAGTCCTGCACGCGCTGCGTGATCGACTGACGGTCGAGGAAGCGGCTCAGCTCTCTGCTCAGCTGCCGATGTTGATCCGCGGCATCTACTTCCAAGGCTGGGACCCAACCGACGTGCCGGTGAAGATGCACCGGGAAGAGTTTCTGGAGCGGGTCCGGCGAGAGTTCCCCTACGAGGTCGAGGGCGGCATGGAACCATTGGTCCAAACGGTCCTGCGGGCTCTCCGGCACTACGTCACCGAGGGGGAGTGGGAAGACATCAAATCGAGCGTGCCGAAGGATCTGGCCGTCGTGCTGCCGTAG
- a CDS encoding alpha/beta family hydrolase, which yields MNAVQQSLEIPAGGVVLDADIVVPETARGVVLFAHGSGSSRHSPRNRYVAGELQSAGLATVLADLLTPEEERVDARTAALRFDIDLLAVRVAALTDWLVEYEPTQGLGVGLFGASTGAAAALVAAATRPAAVQAVVSRGGRPDLAGEYLPQVRQPVLLIVGERDPAVIELNRKAMQQLGGETRLEIVPGASHLFEEPGALERVASLARDWFARHLTSAPRRE from the coding sequence GTGAACGCCGTCCAACAGAGCCTGGAGATCCCCGCCGGGGGCGTCGTGCTGGACGCCGACATCGTGGTGCCGGAGACGGCGCGGGGGGTGGTGCTGTTCGCCCACGGGAGCGGCAGCAGCCGTCACAGCCCCCGCAACCGCTACGTGGCCGGCGAGCTGCAGAGCGCCGGCTTGGCCACGGTGCTGGCCGACTTGCTCACCCCAGAGGAGGAGCGGGTCGACGCCCGGACTGCTGCCCTCCGGTTCGACATCGACCTGCTCGCGGTGCGGGTGGCGGCGTTGACCGACTGGTTGGTCGAGTATGAGCCCACCCAGGGCCTCGGCGTCGGGCTCTTCGGCGCCAGCACCGGCGCGGCGGCCGCGCTGGTCGCTGCCGCCACGCGGCCTGCCGCCGTGCAGGCAGTCGTCTCCCGCGGGGGCCGGCCCGACCTGGCCGGCGAGTACCTCCCCCAGGTGCGCCAGCCCGTGCTGCTGATCGTCGGGGAGCGCGACCCGGCCGTCATCGAGCTCAACCGCAAGGCGATGCAGCAGCTGGGCGGCGAGACCCGCCTTGAGATCGTCCCGGGCGCGTCCCACCTGTTCGAGGAACCAGGGGCGCTGGAACGGGTGGCCAGCCTGGCCCGCGACTGGTTCGCCCGTCACCTGACGTCGGCGCCGCGCCGCGAGTGA